The Wolbachia endosymbiont of Ctenocephalides felis wCfeT genome includes a region encoding these proteins:
- a CDS encoding thioredoxin domain-containing protein: protein MIFRLLLLLIFVSVNANAVNTKAKIAEVTSEELLSPLPGDKLLGDPKAPILMIEYASLTCYHCSLFHKDIFPHLKRKYIDTGKMLYIFRHFPLDYRALKAAMLSYCYEKQEDYFNFNKAVFNSIESWNYSNLSDLTVLQRVAALSNLKQSAFNQCINDKDIMDKIINDKSLAINKLGITATPIFFIKPNDGRSYNNIKHEGYRKLRYFTNVIDELYKRTSLL from the coding sequence ATGATTTTTAGACTATTGCTTTTATTGATTTTCGTTAGCGTGAACGCTAATGCAGTTAATACTAAAGCAAAAATTGCTGAAGTTACATCAGAAGAGCTACTATCACCACTACCTGGTGACAAATTGTTAGGTGATCCAAAAGCACCAATTTTAATGATAGAATATGCTTCACTAACTTGCTATCACTGCTCTCTCTTTCATAAAGATATCTTTCCTCACCTGAAAAGGAAATATATAGATACAGGTAAAATGTTATATATATTTAGGCACTTTCCTTTGGATTATCGAGCACTGAAGGCCGCAATGTTAAGTTATTGCTATGAAAAGCAGGAGGATTATTTTAATTTCAATAAAGCTGTTTTTAACTCTATAGAATCATGGAATTATTCTAATCTCAGTGATTTGACAGTATTGCAAAGAGTTGCTGCTTTAAGCAACTTAAAGCAAAGTGCATTTAATCAATGTATTAATGATAAAGATATAATGGATAAAATCATAAATGATAAATCACTGGCAATTAATAAATTGGGCATTACGGCTACTCCTATCTTTTTTATCAAACCTAACGATGGTAGGTCATATAACAACATTAAACATGAAGGTTACAGAAAGCTAAGATACTTCACTAATGTGATAGATGAATTATATAAAAGAACCTCTCTTCTGTAA
- a CDS encoding type II toxin-antitoxin system RatA family toxin — MLNKYREEGIFLCSPQEAFQIVIDVEKYPDFVPWCKAVYIKEKTNNKMIVDLLASFHGIKGSYTSEVTYLPPSETSEGWIKAISSNGIFKHLYNKWQFIPIDANNTMVKFYIEFEFKSRSFSTLLNSVYKYTQSKIIAAFKDRATKP; from the coding sequence ATGCTCAATAAATATAGAGAGGAAGGTATTTTTCTCTGTTCTCCTCAAGAGGCTTTTCAAATTGTAATTGATGTCGAAAAATATCCTGATTTTGTTCCTTGGTGCAAAGCAGTTTACATAAAAGAAAAGACAAATAATAAAATGATTGTTGATTTGCTCGCATCTTTCCATGGAATTAAAGGAAGTTACACTTCAGAAGTAACTTACTTGCCTCCAAGTGAAACAAGTGAAGGCTGGATCAAAGCTATATCATCAAATGGAATATTTAAGCACCTCTATAACAAATGGCAGTTTATTCCTATAGATGCAAATAACACTATGGTAAAATTTTACATAGAATTTGAGTTTAAATCTCGCTCATTTTCAACGCTGCTAAATTCAGTGTATAAATATACGCAGAGTAAAATAATCGCTGCGTTTAAAGATAGAGCCACTAAGCCTTGA
- a CDS encoding alanine/glycine:cation symporter family protein — translation MLNSLLYVKIFNIPFIIIWVIATGVFCTIRFKFINFRLFKYGIKTLLNLKCNGHSGIITHIQAFATVILGTVGLGTISGVAIAITIGGPSAIFWMIVTGILGMSIKFAEVVLAFTYRAKSTTGGAFYYMKHGIAKIGFVKTGKVLAFIYAVMLLIAMILGGIPFQANQIAALSSSLFEYNASIIISLLVLIVILGGIKRIAFVSTGLAPVMIILYIAMCIYVICLNGSNLMNALSIIFQDIFNKSAISGGILSGLIAGVRRSVFANEAGTGTAAIAHSAVKEKDPIKVGCVAMIAPFIDTILISFLTGIVIIITGMHNTENVGDITLISSIFSTALPLFSKSVFPLIMFSFAFSTIIAYCYYCEVALLYLFDSKKVLILFQIFIVVSVYVSCMSKNIEFISCLGDSLFMCLMIPNAVAIYLLRGKILSAIDSFYSSKRC, via the coding sequence GTGTTAAACTCATTATTATATGTAAAGATATTCAATATTCCTTTCATAATAATTTGGGTAATTGCAACTGGGGTTTTCTGTACAATTCGGTTTAAGTTTATTAACTTTCGGCTGTTCAAATATGGAATAAAGACACTACTTAACCTAAAATGCAATGGTCATAGTGGCATAATTACTCACATTCAAGCATTTGCAACGGTTATCTTGGGAACAGTTGGTCTTGGGACAATATCTGGAGTTGCAATTGCCATAACAATAGGGGGGCCCAGTGCAATTTTTTGGATGATAGTAACTGGAATACTTGGTATGTCAATAAAGTTTGCTGAAGTAGTGCTTGCATTTACCTATCGCGCCAAAAGTACAACTGGCGGAGCTTTTTATTACATGAAACACGGGATCGCAAAAATTGGATTTGTAAAAACTGGCAAAGTCCTTGCATTTATATATGCTGTTATGCTTCTAATTGCTATGATTTTGGGTGGCATACCATTTCAAGCAAATCAAATAGCAGCATTATCAAGCAGCCTTTTTGAATACAACGCATCTATTATTATATCACTGCTTGTTCTAATAGTAATTCTTGGAGGAATAAAACGTATTGCTTTTGTATCAACAGGGTTAGCTCCAGTTATGATAATATTATACATAGCCATGTGCATATATGTAATTTGTTTGAATGGAAGTAATTTGATGAATGCTTTATCGATAATATTCCAAGATATTTTCAATAAATCAGCTATAAGCGGAGGGATATTGAGCGGGTTAATAGCCGGGGTGAGAAGGTCAGTATTTGCTAATGAAGCAGGCACTGGAACAGCAGCTATAGCACACTCAGCTGTCAAAGAGAAAGATCCAATTAAAGTTGGTTGTGTTGCAATGATTGCACCGTTTATAGATACAATATTAATCTCATTTTTGACTGGTATAGTAATAATAATCACTGGTATGCATAATACTGAAAATGTTGGTGATATTACCTTAATCAGTTCAATATTTTCAACAGCTTTGCCATTGTTTAGCAAATCTGTTTTTCCGCTAATAATGTTTTCCTTTGCATTTTCAACAATAATTGCTTATTGTTACTACTGTGAAGTTGCTTTGCTGTACTTATTTGATAGTAAAAAAGTACTGATATTATTTCAAATTTTTATAGTTGTTTCAGTGTATGTTAGCTGCATGTCAAAAAATATAGAGTTTATATCTTGTTTAGGTGACAGTTTATTTATGTGTCTAATGATTCCAAATGCTGTTGCAATATATTTACTGAGGGGAAAAATCTTAAGTGCGATAGATTCTTTTTACAGTTCTAAAAGGTGCTAA
- a CDS encoding alanine/glycine:cation symporter family protein gives MIYRLLYIVLFCLFFNNVYATDFCESCDVVLNGVSTFMDEVLFFKVFHIPFIILLLAFGYVFLTIRFKFLNIRMLKHAFAILCGKYDTDHHDGHITHFQAFITALSSTVGLGTVAGVAIAVSMGGPGAVPWMMITGFFGMSAKFAEVTLAFRHRTEGREQLFSGPFQYIRNGLEEFGLKKLGIVLAAVYAVFFILSGLGGSVAFQTNQMVSILSGHSDWVDSHPWFLSAIISALLALVIIGGIKRIAVVSSALVPIMSLIYILSCITIIIFNIHNFGNAFKILFSSMIDFDAVGGGVVGAFVAGIKRAIFASEAGVGSAAITHAAVKDKEPVRTGLVAMIEPCFDTMLICCLTGITIVITGAYQTSSGEGILITQKAFETVSPWFPILLTIAAPLFAFSSVISFVYCCEMGWLYLFGAKSVVLYRMAVVVVAFFSGLSRDIMTISNIGGTLFSCLALINMTALILFSNKIHNEVKCYLGRLKDNRVN, from the coding sequence ATGATTTATAGATTGCTTTATATAGTGTTATTTTGTCTATTTTTTAATAACGTGTATGCTACAGATTTTTGTGAAAGTTGTGATGTGGTATTAAACGGGGTAAGTACTTTCATGGATGAAGTACTGTTTTTCAAGGTTTTTCACATACCATTTATAATACTTCTGCTAGCATTTGGTTATGTATTTTTAACTATCCGTTTTAAATTTCTCAACATCAGAATGTTGAAGCATGCATTTGCTATTTTATGTGGCAAATATGACACAGATCATCACGATGGTCACATCACACATTTTCAGGCGTTTATAACTGCTCTTTCCAGCACAGTGGGCCTTGGAACTGTTGCAGGTGTTGCAATTGCAGTTTCCATGGGAGGGCCAGGAGCAGTTCCATGGATGATGATCACAGGCTTTTTTGGTATGTCAGCAAAATTTGCCGAGGTAACATTAGCATTTAGGCACAGAACGGAGGGTCGGGAGCAATTATTTAGTGGTCCTTTTCAATATATAAGAAACGGCTTGGAAGAGTTTGGGTTAAAAAAACTTGGTATTGTTTTGGCTGCAGTTTATGCGGTGTTTTTTATATTGTCGGGCCTTGGTGGAAGTGTAGCATTTCAAACTAATCAAATGGTTTCAATCTTATCTGGTCATTCAGATTGGGTAGATAGCCACCCTTGGTTTCTTTCTGCAATAATCTCTGCATTGCTTGCTTTAGTGATTATTGGAGGAATTAAAAGAATAGCAGTAGTGTCTTCTGCATTAGTACCAATCATGTCACTTATATACATTCTTAGTTGTATTACAATTATTATTTTCAACATTCATAACTTTGGTAATGCGTTTAAGATATTATTTTCTAGCATGATAGATTTCGATGCTGTTGGTGGAGGAGTGGTAGGTGCGTTTGTTGCGGGAATTAAGAGAGCAATTTTTGCTAGTGAAGCCGGTGTTGGTTCTGCTGCAATTACACACGCGGCTGTTAAAGATAAAGAACCAGTAAGAACTGGGCTTGTTGCTATGATAGAGCCGTGCTTTGATACTATGTTAATTTGCTGTTTAACGGGAATAACAATAGTCATCACTGGTGCATATCAAACGAGCTCTGGTGAGGGAATATTAATTACCCAAAAGGCATTTGAGACAGTCTCTCCTTGGTTTCCTATACTTTTAACAATCGCAGCACCTTTGTTCGCATTTTCTTCAGTAATTTCATTTGTGTATTGCTGTGAAATGGGATGGTTATATTTATTTGGTGCAAAAAGTGTTGTATTATATCGCATGGCGGTAGTGGTTGTAGCATTTTTCTCAGGTTTATCTAGGGATATAATGACTATTTCAAATATAGGGGGAACTTTATTCTCTTGTTTAGCTCTGATTAACATGACAGCACTTATATTGTTTAGCAATAAAATCCACAATGAAGTTAAGTGCTACCTAGGAAGGCTGAAAGATAACAGGGTTAATTAG
- the plsY gene encoding glycerol-3-phosphate 1-O-acyltransferase PlsY, translated as MEKYVILILSYILGSIPFSLIIAKIKGINLREVGSGNIGATNVARTGNKALAALALLLDSFKGFIAVYIAQQFFKCNGDNLYIYASAILAVLGHMFPIWLKFSGGKGVATTLGVLIAFNVPVTLVFIFTWLVIFFTFRYSSLASLTAITMAAISSLFLQRDSFLALSILAILIFLKHHKNIANLIHGKEHKFSR; from the coding sequence ATGGAAAAATATGTAATTCTTATATTATCCTACATATTAGGCTCAATACCGTTTAGTTTAATTATCGCAAAGATAAAAGGTATAAATTTAAGAGAAGTGGGGTCGGGAAATATCGGCGCTACAAATGTTGCAAGAACAGGGAATAAAGCGCTTGCTGCTTTAGCGCTATTGCTGGATTCCTTTAAAGGGTTTATTGCAGTTTATATTGCACAACAGTTTTTTAAATGTAATGGTGATAATTTGTACATATATGCATCTGCTATTTTAGCAGTTTTAGGCCACATGTTTCCTATATGGCTAAAATTCAGTGGAGGTAAAGGAGTTGCAACAACCCTAGGAGTGCTGATAGCATTTAATGTACCTGTAACATTAGTGTTCATATTTACTTGGCTGGTAATATTCTTTACCTTTCGATATTCCTCTCTGGCTTCATTAACTGCAATTACAATGGCTGCTATATCATCCTTATTTCTTCAAAGGGATTCATTCTTAGCTCTATCAATTTTAGCAATACTAATTTTTTTGAAGCACCATAAAAATATTGCTAACCTTATACATGGTAAAGAACATAAGTTTTCACGTTAG
- the coaE gene encoding dephospho-CoA kinase (Dephospho-CoA kinase (CoaE) performs the final step in coenzyme A biosynthesis.), with translation MIIGFTGGIAVGKSFVANYFKKFGAAIFDADSVVHQLYKEDTRLISYAEENFPEAVVNNEIDRIALSKYFLAHDENWIKFQSLVHSIVSHKLELFIDKEKNDNKKLLVLDIPLLLEAKLDSYCDLIIFVHADDAVQQRRLSERNIDKEKLDLILNTQLSIEKKRERSNFTIDTSVSKEHVLSQVKEIVNMLT, from the coding sequence GTGATAATAGGTTTTACAGGTGGAATTGCAGTGGGGAAGAGCTTTGTAGCCAATTACTTTAAAAAATTTGGTGCTGCCATATTTGATGCTGATTCTGTTGTACATCAACTCTACAAGGAAGACACAAGATTAATAAGCTACGCGGAAGAAAATTTCCCTGAAGCAGTGGTAAATAATGAAATAGATAGGATAGCTCTATCTAAGTATTTCTTAGCACATGATGAGAATTGGATAAAGTTCCAGTCTTTGGTGCATTCTATCGTTTCACATAAGCTAGAACTCTTTATTGACAAAGAGAAAAACGACAATAAAAAACTCTTGGTTTTAGATATTCCGCTTTTATTGGAAGCAAAGCTTGATTCGTACTGCGACTTGATTATTTTTGTTCATGCAGATGATGCTGTGCAACAGCGAAGACTTAGTGAGCGCAATATTGACAAAGAAAAACTAGACTTAATTCTTAATACTCAGCTATCCATCGAAAAAAAAAGAGAGCGAAGTAATTTTACCATCGATACCAGTGTAAGCAAAGAACACGTTCTTTCTCAAGTAAAAGAGATAGTTAACATGCTAACGTGA
- a CDS encoding zinc-ribbon domain-containing protein, producing MKIQCNNCAKIYLISPGQIGESGKKVKCTNCNNTWYEYPRKAENSHKVEEKKTNNKSFVQSVVFTTLVFTVITGLCVIIANDFFPREINKMYRTIGAYKDSIGYKLGYRKEKTDNQNVKKLAANKFYQDYLFLSKLKSS from the coding sequence ATGAAAATACAATGTAATAACTGTGCTAAGATATACCTAATATCTCCAGGTCAGATAGGTGAGTCTGGAAAAAAGGTAAAGTGCACAAACTGCAATAATACATGGTACGAGTATCCAAGAAAAGCGGAAAATTCCCATAAAGTGGAAGAAAAAAAAACTAACAACAAAAGTTTTGTGCAAAGCGTAGTGTTTACTACTCTGGTTTTTACAGTAATAACAGGGTTATGTGTTATTATTGCTAATGATTTCTTTCCTAGAGAAATTAATAAAATGTACAGAACGATTGGTGCATATAAAGATTCAATAGGATATAAACTTGGATACAGGAAAGAAAAAACCGATAATCAGAACGTAAAGAAGCTTGCTGCAAATAAGTTTTATCAGGATTATCTCTTCTTATCTAAATTGAAATCTAGTTAA
- the dapD gene encoding 2,3,4,5-tetrahydropyridine-2,6-dicarboxylate N-succinyltransferase has protein sequence MQLKSIQDDIEDIWNSKDKLSNCSIKKAAKVTVGKVIELLDSGKIRVAEKLSSGEWITNTWIKQAILLHFFTEESKMLDGWFDKIKNKFDGWSEERFRQSKIRAVPGCFVRQSAYIDENVVLMPSFINVGAYIDSGTMIDTWSTIGSCAQIGKNCHISGGVGIGGVLEPIHDSPVIIEDNCFIGARSEVAEGVIVKEGSVLGMGVFIGASTKIVDRETREIFYGKVPPYSVVVPGSMPSKNNISLNCAVIVKKVDEKTRSKTSINEILREYC, from the coding sequence ATGCAACTAAAATCAATACAGGACGATATAGAAGATATCTGGAATAGTAAAGATAAATTAAGTAATTGTAGTATAAAAAAAGCGGCAAAAGTAACAGTTGGAAAAGTAATAGAGCTGCTTGACAGTGGTAAAATTAGAGTAGCAGAAAAGCTGTCAAGTGGAGAGTGGATAACGAATACATGGATAAAGCAGGCAATATTATTACACTTTTTTACCGAAGAAAGCAAAATGTTGGATGGGTGGTTTGATAAGATCAAAAATAAGTTTGATGGATGGAGTGAAGAAAGATTTCGTCAGTCAAAAATCAGAGCAGTTCCTGGGTGTTTTGTCCGTCAGTCTGCCTACATAGATGAAAACGTTGTTCTTATGCCAAGTTTTATAAATGTTGGTGCATATATTGACTCAGGAACAATGATAGATACCTGGTCAACCATTGGTAGCTGTGCACAAATAGGAAAGAATTGTCATATTTCTGGTGGAGTGGGAATAGGCGGGGTTTTAGAACCGATTCATGACTCTCCTGTTATTATAGAAGATAATTGCTTTATTGGAGCGCGTAGTGAGGTAGCTGAAGGTGTTATAGTAAAAGAAGGATCAGTTCTCGGTATGGGAGTGTTTATTGGAGCATCAACAAAGATTGTTGATAGAGAAACAAGAGAGATATTCTACGGCAAAGTACCACCTTATTCTGTAGTAGTACCAGGATCTATGCCATCAAAGAATAATATTTCTCTTAACTGTGCGGTTATAGTAAAAAAAGTGGATGAAAAAACAAGGTCAAAAACCTCTATAAATGAGATATTGAGAGAGTATTGCTGA
- a CDS encoding cysteine desulfurase family protein, whose amino-acid sequence MENNDHIYADYNSTTPISENVKKSIIEVLSKQALNPSSLHKKGQEARKILQDARDNVRRFIVVQNDKEVVFTSGATEANNLVMKGIKGYQHIISAIEHPSIINSACNAHIIPVNQDGVINLIELEKILTKFKEDRMLVSVIMANNETGVIQPLKEIAELAHKFGAICHTDAAQCVGKIEVNMEDLKVDLLTLSAHKFGGIAGSGVLIFDKKLAIEPIITGGGQEKGLRGGTENIVAIAALSAALQDIPDLISKTNEIKVLRDQLEHELLNFTNEVKIFGQSSNRLPNTSFIYMPGVKSDVQLMHFDLNNIAVSIGSACSSGKVEPSHVLLAMGATKEQAECSIRVSIGTKTKEQDIKKIVNCWCDLYRTNKVSNTLSISHL is encoded by the coding sequence ATGGAAAATAACGATCATATATATGCCGATTACAATTCAACAACTCCAATTAGCGAAAATGTAAAAAAAAGCATAATTGAAGTTTTATCAAAACAAGCACTTAATCCATCATCACTGCATAAGAAAGGACAGGAAGCAAGGAAAATTCTTCAAGATGCAAGAGATAATGTACGTAGATTTATTGTTGTCCAAAATGATAAAGAAGTAGTTTTCACATCTGGTGCAACTGAAGCAAATAATCTAGTAATGAAAGGAATAAAAGGCTATCAGCATATAATTTCAGCAATAGAGCATCCTTCAATTATTAATTCTGCATGTAACGCCCACATAATACCAGTTAATCAAGATGGAGTTATTAATCTTATAGAATTGGAAAAAATCTTAACAAAGTTCAAGGAAGATAGAATGCTAGTTTCGGTAATTATGGCCAACAACGAAACTGGTGTCATTCAGCCACTTAAGGAAATAGCTGAATTAGCCCACAAATTTGGAGCAATTTGTCACACTGATGCCGCTCAATGTGTCGGAAAGATTGAGGTTAATATGGAAGACTTGAAAGTTGATTTACTTACTCTATCAGCTCACAAGTTCGGTGGTATTGCAGGTAGTGGAGTTTTAATCTTTGATAAAAAACTTGCAATAGAACCTATTATAACAGGTGGTGGTCAAGAAAAAGGATTGCGTGGCGGCACAGAAAATATTGTGGCAATTGCCGCTCTTTCTGCTGCTTTACAAGACATTCCTGACCTTATATCAAAAACAAACGAAATAAAGGTATTGCGTGATCAATTGGAGCATGAGTTATTAAATTTTACTAACGAGGTAAAAATTTTTGGTCAAAGCTCTAATAGACTGCCAAACACTAGCTTTATTTATATGCCTGGAGTAAAGAGTGATGTGCAACTCATGCATTTTGATTTAAATAATATTGCAGTTAGCATTGGCTCTGCATGCTCCTCTGGAAAAGTAGAACCTTCTCATGTATTACTTGCAATGGGAGCAACAAAAGAACAGGCAGAATGCTCGATTAGAGTTAGTATAGGCACAAAAACAAAGGAACAAGACATTAAAAAGATAGTAAATTGTTGGTGTGATCTTTACAGAACAAACAAGGTCAGCAATACTCTCTCAATATCTCATTTATAG
- the ftsA gene encoding cell division protein FtsA, translating to MYSAVIVKPKRNVFAILDIGTTKIICLIVKIGGNFSCKVTGIGYKIAEGISGGSITNVKQANYSISSTIGLAEQVSGETIDQIYISVAGCGISSFNVHNEIIAANHEISDRDIKRVVFQTFEKYIEENVIVHNIPLKYHLDDMADIAEVRGLYGKRLSVDVNVVTASRPALTNIENCIANNSGLSMAGCIASSCSAGFACLSYDEKELGTAIIDIGGGCTAIGIFKRGKLVYANSIPIGGIHITRDIAYGLCTSIEYSERVKILYGSTIITSIDEHEHITVQSNENDDSTQVLKSELINIIRPRIEEILEMVRDQLKEQKDPINKVVITGGTSQLAGMKEIAGYVLNKQVRIGCPESISGLDGEYDKNPVFSAAIGSIKLIVDTFYKNHSGMLGQDGKISKLYHWVKSKVTV from the coding sequence ATGTACTCTGCAGTAATAGTAAAGCCAAAGAGAAATGTTTTTGCCATTTTAGATATAGGCACAACAAAGATCATTTGCCTAATTGTTAAGATAGGTGGTAATTTTAGCTGCAAGGTAACAGGTATAGGTTACAAGATTGCAGAAGGTATCAGTGGCGGGTCAATTACTAACGTAAAGCAGGCAAATTATTCAATCTCATCAACTATAGGTTTAGCTGAACAAGTGTCAGGGGAAACAATAGATCAAATATATATAAGCGTCGCTGGGTGTGGTATCTCATCTTTTAATGTTCATAACGAAATTATTGCAGCCAACCATGAAATTTCTGATCGAGACATAAAACGTGTAGTCTTTCAAACGTTTGAAAAATACATTGAAGAGAACGTCATTGTTCACAATATACCACTGAAATATCACTTGGATGATATGGCTGATATAGCGGAAGTAAGGGGATTATATGGCAAAAGGTTATCCGTTGATGTCAATGTAGTAACTGCTTCGCGCCCTGCACTGACCAATATTGAAAATTGTATAGCTAATAACAGTGGATTAAGTATGGCAGGCTGCATTGCTTCTTCCTGCTCTGCGGGGTTTGCATGCTTAAGCTACGATGAAAAAGAGCTTGGAACTGCTATTATCGATATAGGTGGAGGATGTACTGCAATTGGAATTTTCAAAAGAGGAAAGCTGGTCTATGCAAACAGTATTCCAATTGGTGGTATTCATATCACCCGAGACATTGCTTATGGGCTATGTACAAGCATAGAATACTCAGAGCGTGTAAAGATATTATATGGTAGCACTATCATCACTTCAATAGATGAACATGAGCATATTACAGTGCAAAGCAATGAGAATGATGATTCTACTCAAGTGCTTAAATCTGAGCTTATTAATATAATAAGACCAAGGATTGAGGAAATACTTGAAATGGTAAGAGATCAACTTAAAGAACAAAAAGATCCAATTAATAAGGTAGTAATTACAGGTGGAACAAGCCAGCTTGCAGGCATGAAAGAAATTGCAGGTTATGTGTTAAATAAGCAAGTACGTATTGGATGTCCTGAATCTATCAGCGGTCTTGATGGTGAATATGATAAAAATCCAGTATTTTCCGCTGCTATAGGCTCTATCAAGCTAATAGTTGACACTTTCTATAAAAATCATTCTGGCATGTTAGGACAAGATGGTAAAATCAGTAAATTGTACCACTGGGTAAAATCGAAAGTTACAGTTTAG
- the def gene encoding peptide deformylase: MPALPIVIAPDERLITRANEITDINDKVKELVNNMFQTMYKADGLGLAAVQVGAMERVFVMDIQSEKDELAGYESTGKFCMINPEITELSDEKVIMKEGCLSIPEQSYEIERPRYLTVKYQDINSEEHTLKASGWLARCIQHELDHLNGILYIRHLSKLKYDMAMKKAQKVKKHYEQ, encoded by the coding sequence ATGCCTGCATTACCAATTGTAATCGCTCCTGATGAAAGATTAATTACACGTGCCAATGAAATAACAGATATAAACGATAAAGTTAAAGAATTAGTAAATAACATGTTCCAAACTATGTATAAAGCGGATGGTCTTGGTTTAGCTGCAGTGCAAGTTGGAGCGATGGAGAGAGTGTTTGTTATGGATATTCAGTCAGAAAAAGATGAGCTAGCAGGATATGAATCAACAGGTAAGTTTTGCATGATTAACCCTGAGATTACAGAGCTATCAGATGAAAAGGTGATTATGAAGGAGGGGTGTCTTTCAATTCCAGAACAAAGTTATGAAATAGAGCGTCCAAGATATTTGACGGTAAAATATCAAGATATAAATAGTGAAGAACATACTCTAAAGGCTAGTGGCTGGCTTGCAAGATGTATTCAGCATGAACTAGATCACTTAAATGGCATATTATACATTAGACATCTGTCTAAATTGAAGTATGATATGGCCATGAAAAAAGCACAGAAGGTTAAAAAGCATTATGAGCAATGA
- a CDS encoding uracil-DNA glycosylase family protein: MSNEDLEILKFYSEVGVDCTLTEGEEEKKVAYEQGCRPSSLTLGSSKFVPVNQEETMDSSVKHWNDTKEPKDFFPSEWIIEARKLVSQCSTIDELRDIVKSFEGCEIKKTATNTVFSDGNPNAKIMLVGEAPGANEDAQGIPFCGASGMLLDKMLNAINLDRTKVYISNTVFWRPPGNRKPTDLELDICRPFVEKHIALVSPQILVLVGGIACYSLLDNTKTISTLRGRFYTYTNRYLSNPITTAAIFHPAYLLRQPMQKRLAWEDLKKIREYVDNSITQ, encoded by the coding sequence ATGAGCAATGAGGATCTGGAAATACTGAAATTCTATAGTGAAGTTGGCGTTGATTGCACACTTACAGAGGGTGAAGAGGAAAAAAAAGTTGCGTACGAACAAGGGTGTCGTCCGAGTAGCCTGACACTGGGATCCAGCAAATTTGTACCTGTAAATCAAGAAGAGACAATGGATTCCAGTGTTAAGCACTGGAATGACACAAAAGAGCCTAAAGACTTCTTTCCAAGTGAATGGATCATTGAAGCAAGAAAACTTGTAAGCCAGTGTAGTACCATAGATGAACTAAGGGATATAGTTAAATCGTTTGAAGGCTGTGAAATAAAAAAAACCGCAACAAATACTGTGTTTTCTGATGGCAACCCGAATGCGAAAATTATGCTTGTTGGTGAAGCACCAGGGGCTAACGAAGATGCTCAAGGAATACCATTTTGTGGTGCAAGTGGAATGCTGCTTGATAAGATGCTCAATGCAATTAATCTTGATCGCACTAAAGTTTACATAAGTAATACTGTATTTTGGCGACCACCTGGCAATAGAAAGCCAACTGATTTAGAGCTTGATATATGCAGACCTTTTGTGGAGAAGCATATTGCACTTGTTTCACCACAAATTTTAGTTTTAGTTGGTGGAATTGCGTGCTATAGCCTACTTGATAATACAAAGACTATATCTACTCTGCGTGGTAGATTTTATACTTACACTAATCGATATTTATCCAATCCAATTACTACAGCCGCTATATTCCACCCAGCTTATCTTCTTCGTCAGCCAATGCAAAAAAGATTAGCCTGGGAAGATTTAAAGAAGATTAGGGAGTATGTTGACAACAGCATAACTCAATAG